In Candidatus Contubernalis alkalaceticus, the following proteins share a genomic window:
- the rpsO gene encoding 30S ribosomal protein S15, producing MTMSVDQKQEIINQYKLHESDTGSPEVQVAILTKRINHLNEHLKSHKKDHHSRRGLLKMVGQRRGLLNYLKDRTPDRYLSLIKSLGLRK from the coding sequence ATGACCATGAGTGTTGATCAGAAACAAGAAATTATCAATCAATATAAACTGCATGAAAGTGATACGGGCTCACCGGAGGTACAGGTGGCCATTTTAACAAAAAGAATTAATCATTTAAATGAACATCTTAAAAGCCATAAAAAGGATCACCATTCTCGTAGAGGCTTACTGAAAATGGTAGGTCAGAGGCGGGGACTTCTAAACTATTTGAAGGATCGAACCCCGGATAGATATCTAAGTTTGATTAAAAGTTTAGGCTTAAGAAAGTAA
- a CDS encoding polysaccharide deacetylase family protein, whose amino-acid sequence MFYNFTLTSKNIKKVIMVILFLAALWFILSYQILHGVFAPRKDTGIYRVETGENIIALTFDVVWSDEYTEDLLETLDRYDQKATFFVTGKWMENYPEMTEEILKRGHEIGNHSYSHNHMKELEEEEIRKEIIKADNLLKENFDYHALFFRPPFGEYDERVLNIAEEMGYYTVLWSIETEDWLNPGVDKIIDRVVKRTHKGGIILLHNCSPQGVKALPMIIHSLKLRKFKVVTISELLGITGKNVRHEKTVHQVDPFLSLEDKIH is encoded by the coding sequence ATGTTTTATAATTTTACGCTTACCTCTAAGAACATAAAAAAGGTTATTATGGTTATTCTTTTCCTGGCGGCTCTTTGGTTTATCTTGAGCTATCAGATACTTCATGGGGTATTTGCCCCCAGAAAGGATACGGGAATTTATAGGGTGGAAACCGGTGAAAATATAATTGCCTTGACCTTTGATGTGGTCTGGAGCGATGAGTACACCGAAGACCTTTTAGAGACCCTGGACCGGTATGACCAGAAGGCTACATTTTTTGTTACCGGGAAATGGATGGAAAATTATCCGGAAATGACCGAAGAAATATTAAAGAGAGGGCATGAAATAGGCAACCATTCTTATTCCCACAATCATATGAAGGAGCTGGAAGAAGAAGAGATTAGAAAGGAAATTATTAAAGCAGATAATCTATTAAAGGAAAACTTTGATTATCATGCATTATTCTTTCGACCCCCCTTTGGGGAATATGATGAAAGAGTTCTAAATATTGCAGAAGAAATGGGTTACTATACGGTGCTCTGGAGCATTGAGACTGAAGATTGGCTTAATCCGGGGGTGGATAAGATTATCGACCGGGTGGTTAAAAGGACTCATAAGGGCGGGATTATTCTGCTGCACAATTGCTCTCCCCAAGGGGTTAAGGCTCTGCCCATGATTATTCACTCTCTTAAGCTTAGGAAATTTAAGGTAGTAACTATTTCTGAACTTTTAGGGATCACCGGTAAAAATGTCAGGCATGAAAAAACGGTGCATCAGGTGGATCCCTTTTTAAGCTTGGAGGATAAAATTCATTGA
- the pnp gene encoding polyribonucleotide nucleotidyltransferase, translating to MEQFQMDVAGDMLIIETGRLAKQAHGAVLVRIKDTAVLVTATVSKEPREGIDFFPLTVDYEERLYSVGKIPGGFIKREGRPTEKAILSARLIDRPIRPLFPKVFRNAVHVVATVLSVDQDCPPEIPALIGASAALSISKIPFLGPIAAVMVGMVDGQLVINPNQEESEKSSLKLIVAGTKDAIMMVEAGALELPEEKMLEAILFGHEEIKKIVQLQEEMVLKVGVEKMKHQEAQLDEAFENAVRGQVTEKLSGVLGIKDKIERETKVDEIRKEALLHFEEEYPEMERQISKLTETILKEETRKKIVHEGIRPDGRKTDEIRQITSEVGILPRTHGSGLFTRGQTQVLTVCTLGAMGDVQMLDGLGLEESKKFMHHYNFPPFSVGESGFMRGPGRREIGHGALAEKAILSLLPDEEDFPYTIRLVSEVLESNGSTSMGSVCASCLSLMDAGVPIKRMISGIAMGLIKEEDKVAVLSDIQGMEDFYGDMDFKVAGTREGITALQMDIKIKGVSREVLEVALKQGKAGYMFIMDKMAEVIPEPRGELSPYAPRIFTMHIHPDKIREVIGPGGKIINKIVSETGVKIDIENDGTIYIAAFDQEGGTKAREMIEALTKDVEAGVVYMGKVTRVEKYGAFMEVLPGKEGLCHISQLDLNRVAKTEDVVKVGDELLVKVLDIDDRGRINISRKAAMPGYDKEIHDKPREDRRTGGRPGGGSGGRSGPRSNQRR from the coding sequence ATGGAGCAATTTCAAATGGATGTTGCCGGTGACATGCTTATTATTGAAACCGGTAGACTGGCGAAACAGGCCCATGGAGCAGTTTTAGTCCGCATTAAAGATACAGCTGTCCTGGTTACAGCAACTGTTTCTAAGGAGCCCAGGGAAGGCATAGATTTCTTTCCATTGACCGTGGATTATGAGGAAAGGCTTTATTCTGTAGGAAAAATTCCCGGTGGTTTTATTAAAAGAGAGGGAAGGCCTACAGAAAAAGCAATTTTGTCTGCCAGGCTTATTGATCGTCCCATCAGGCCGCTTTTCCCAAAGGTATTTAGAAATGCGGTACATGTTGTAGCTACAGTTCTTTCTGTAGATCAGGATTGTCCCCCGGAGATTCCTGCATTGATTGGAGCTTCTGCTGCTTTAAGCATTTCAAAAATCCCTTTTCTAGGCCCTATAGCTGCAGTTATGGTGGGGATGGTAGACGGCCAGTTGGTAATCAATCCTAACCAAGAAGAATCTGAAAAGAGTTCCCTTAAATTAATTGTGGCCGGTACCAAAGATGCTATTATGATGGTAGAGGCCGGAGCCCTGGAGCTTCCAGAGGAAAAAATGTTGGAAGCGATTCTTTTTGGACATGAAGAGATTAAAAAAATTGTTCAATTACAGGAAGAGATGGTCTTAAAAGTAGGCGTTGAAAAAATGAAGCATCAGGAAGCTCAGCTGGATGAGGCATTTGAAAATGCTGTCAGGGGACAGGTAACAGAAAAGCTGTCAGGGGTTTTAGGAATTAAAGACAAGATAGAAAGAGAAACCAAAGTGGATGAGATTCGAAAAGAGGCCCTGCTTCATTTCGAAGAAGAATATCCTGAAATGGAAAGACAGATCAGTAAACTTACTGAAACCATTTTAAAAGAAGAAACAAGAAAGAAAATCGTCCATGAAGGAATCAGGCCCGATGGCAGGAAAACTGATGAAATCAGGCAGATCACGTCTGAAGTGGGAATACTGCCCAGGACCCATGGTTCGGGACTGTTTACCCGAGGACAGACTCAAGTTTTGACGGTCTGCACCCTGGGGGCAATGGGAGATGTCCAAATGTTGGATGGTTTAGGACTGGAAGAATCTAAGAAATTCATGCATCATTATAATTTCCCTCCCTTTAGTGTAGGGGAAAGTGGATTTATGCGGGGCCCCGGTAGAAGGGAAATTGGTCATGGAGCCCTGGCGGAAAAAGCTATTCTGTCGCTTTTGCCCGATGAAGAGGATTTTCCATACACCATCAGGTTGGTTTCTGAGGTGTTGGAATCCAACGGTTCAACTTCCATGGGCAGTGTTTGTGCCAGCTGCCTCTCTCTTATGGACGCAGGGGTACCCATAAAAAGAATGATATCGGGTATTGCCATGGGTTTAATTAAAGAAGAGGACAAAGTTGCCGTCCTTTCGGATATCCAGGGGATGGAAGACTTTTACGGGGATATGGACTTTAAGGTAGCCGGAACCCGGGAAGGAATTACCGCCCTGCAGATGGATATAAAGATTAAAGGAGTATCCAGAGAAGTCCTGGAGGTTGCATTAAAACAGGGTAAGGCGGGGTACATGTTCATCATGGATAAAATGGCAGAAGTAATTCCAGAGCCCAGGGGTGAGCTTTCTCCCTATGCTCCCAGAATTTTTACCATGCATATTCACCCCGATAAGATTAGGGAGGTTATTGGCCCAGGAGGCAAGATCATCAACAAGATTGTATCCGAGACAGGAGTAAAAATAGATATTGAAAACGATGGCACAATATATATCGCTGCCTTTGACCAGGAAGGCGGAACAAAGGCTCGGGAGATGATTGAAGCTCTGACTAAAGATGTAGAGGCAGGAGTTGTCTACATGGGTAAAGTAACCCGGGTAGAAAAATACGGCGCCTTTATGGAAGTGCTTCCCGGCAAAGAAGGTCTGTGTCATATTTCCCAACTGGACCTGAACCGGGTAGCGAAAACGGAAGATGTTGTCAAAGTAGGAGATGAATTATTAGTAAAGGTATTGGATATCGACGATAGGGGAAGAATTAATATATCCAGAAAAGCCGCAATGCCGGGCTACGATAAGGAGATTCATGATAAACCCCGGGAAGACAGAAGAACCGGTGGAAGGCCTGGCGGGGGTTCCGGAGGAAGATCCGGCCCAAGGTCTAATCAAAGAAGGTAA
- a CDS encoding DUF503 domain-containing protein, translating to MVIGLCTLEMFFPNLQSLKDKRRILKSIQAKLRQKYNISVAEIGDHDKWQKTTLAVACVSNDSGFASQVVNQIVRELENHKEGYVIDFKVEII from the coding sequence ATGGTTATTGGGCTTTGTACTCTAGAAATGTTTTTTCCAAATCTCCAGTCTTTAAAAGATAAACGACGAATATTAAAGAGTATTCAGGCAAAATTGAGGCAAAAATATAATATATCTGTTGCAGAAATCGGTGACCATGATAAGTGGCAGAAAACTACTTTGGCGGTTGCCTGTGTAAGTAATGATTCCGGGTTTGCAAGTCAAGTAGTAAATCAGATTGTTAGGGAACTTGAGAATCATAAGGAAGGTTATGTAATCGATTTTAAAGTAGAAATAATTTGA
- a CDS encoding DHH family phosphoesterase, giving the protein MISASLETISKLLLEEDNFLIASHMSPDGDSVGSALALWMALQALGKTTEVTTVDPVPFKYRFLPCWEQVKVWQEVKSKAYGLFIILDSSDLRRIEPLLSLAQSQKILNIDHHITNERYGMYNHIDSQAGSVGEIIFEIIKQMKVQISKEMAVCLYTALNTDTGSFRYANTTSRTHRIAGALIDLGVKPAEITRYIYENVTREGTLLIKEALNTLHFECQGQIAHITVTREMMERTGARDEDTEGLVNYTRNIGGVEIGIIFKEICAEKVRVGFRSHGVDVSKLAEIYGGGGHPRAAGCQLEKSISQARPEVIKSAGKFLEECKNPVNG; this is encoded by the coding sequence GTGATTAGCGCAAGCCTTGAAACTATTTCTAAACTTTTATTAGAAGAAGACAATTTTTTAATAGCCTCCCATATGAGTCCTGACGGTGACAGTGTGGGTTCTGCCCTGGCTTTATGGATGGCTTTGCAGGCACTGGGAAAAACGACTGAGGTAACTACCGTAGACCCGGTTCCTTTTAAGTATCGTTTTCTTCCCTGTTGGGAACAGGTGAAAGTCTGGCAGGAGGTTAAAAGTAAGGCATATGGCTTATTTATTATTCTGGACAGCAGTGATTTAAGACGAATTGAGCCTTTACTTTCTTTGGCCCAGAGCCAAAAAATTCTAAACATTGATCACCATATAACTAATGAAAGATATGGCATGTACAATCATATAGATTCTCAGGCGGGTTCTGTGGGGGAAATCATATTTGAAATTATAAAACAGATGAAGGTTCAAATATCTAAAGAAATGGCCGTATGCCTTTATACCGCTTTAAACACTGATACCGGCTCATTTAGATATGCTAACACCACCTCTAGAACCCATAGAATTGCCGGGGCATTAATAGACTTGGGAGTTAAGCCGGCGGAAATTACCCGGTATATCTATGAAAATGTCACCCGGGAAGGGACCCTGTTGATTAAAGAGGCATTAAATACCTTACATTTTGAGTGTCAAGGACAAATTGCCCATATCACTGTAACCCGGGAAATGATGGAGCGGACCGGGGCTAGAGATGAGGATACTGAAGGGCTGGTGAATTATACCCGTAATATTGGCGGCGTTGAAATCGGGATAATTTTTAAAGAAATTTGTGCGGAAAAGGTAAGGGTGGGATTCCGTTCCCATGGTGTGGATGTGAGTAAACTGGCGGAGATTTACGGCGGAGGGGGACATCCCCGGGCAGCCGGCTGTCAGTTGGAAAAAAGCATATCCCAAGCCAGGCCGGAGGTTATAAAAAGTGCCGGAAAATTTTTAGAGGAATGTAAAAATCCTGTGAATGGGTGA
- the rbfA gene encoding 30S ribosome-binding factor RbfA, with the protein MSRQKARANRVAEQIKKEVSQILQSEIKDPRITGFLSVTDVEVTRDLGAAKIFVSIYGTESEKQLTLRALDSAQGFIRTEVGKRIQLRHVPEVSFRLDQSIEYGAHISGILKNLKEKENRGEDSD; encoded by the coding sequence ATGTCCAGACAAAAGGCTCGTGCAAACAGGGTAGCAGAACAGATTAAAAAAGAGGTCAGTCAAATTCTTCAGTCAGAAATAAAAGACCCCAGGATTACCGGTTTTTTAAGTGTTACCGATGTTGAGGTAACCAGAGATCTGGGAGCTGCCAAAATTTTTGTCAGTATATACGGTACTGAATCCGAAAAACAATTAACCCTCAGGGCACTGGACAGTGCTCAGGGTTTTATTCGTACAGAAGTAGGAAAAAGAATTCAATTAAGGCATGTACCGGAAGTAAGTTTTCGTCTGGATCAATCCATTGAATACGGGGCTCATATATCGGGAATATTAAAAAACTTAAAGGAAAAAGAGAATAGAGGAGAAGATAGTGATTAG
- a CDS encoding bifunctional riboflavin kinase/FAD synthetase — translation MKVYHGLKEFKNTKGLVLALGNFDGVHKGHREILNITVQKARLSGAQSAALVFEPHPLNLIKPEKRTLILTPLQEKAALMEQLGIDILLVIPFDQEFASLSPEKFIKRILVQKLQASLVVVGFDYSFGFKGAGRVEDLISSAGNYDFKVEVVKPVVLKNKVVSSSLVRKLVVQGQVEEAAFYLGYPYYLKGQVIPGEGRGKFLGYPTANLEVPSDRIIPADGVYLTLTAYKNHDYYSLTNIGHNPTFKGKIKTIETYIFGFQNSIYKSELRLTFLRKIREERTFPNSEKLKEQIAMDFEKALKIIKSFNHGLADFR, via the coding sequence TTGAAAGTATACCATGGGTTAAAGGAATTTAAAAATACGAAAGGATTAGTATTGGCTCTGGGCAACTTTGACGGGGTTCATAAAGGGCATAGAGAAATATTAAATATCACGGTACAGAAAGCCCGTCTATCAGGTGCCCAAAGTGCAGCCCTGGTCTTTGAGCCTCATCCTTTGAATCTTATTAAACCTGAAAAAAGGACGTTAATCTTAACCCCCCTTCAAGAAAAAGCAGCCCTAATGGAGCAGTTGGGAATTGATATACTCTTGGTAATCCCTTTTGACCAGGAATTTGCTTCCCTCAGCCCGGAAAAATTTATTAAAAGAATCTTAGTGCAAAAGCTGCAGGCATCATTAGTTGTGGTAGGTTTTGATTACTCTTTTGGCTTCAAAGGGGCCGGCAGGGTGGAAGATTTGATAAGTTCTGCTGGAAATTATGATTTTAAGGTTGAGGTAGTAAAACCTGTGGTTTTGAAAAATAAAGTGGTTAGCAGTTCCCTGGTCAGGAAGCTGGTGGTTCAGGGGCAGGTTGAAGAGGCTGCCTTTTATCTGGGTTATCCCTATTATTTAAAGGGACAGGTGATTCCCGGTGAAGGAAGAGGGAAGTTTTTGGGTTACCCTACTGCCAATCTGGAGGTTCCTTCAGATAGGATTATCCCTGCCGATGGAGTGTATCTAACCTTGACAGCTTATAAAAACCATGATTATTACAGTTTGACTAATATCGGACATAACCCTACCTTTAAGGGAAAAATAAAAACTATAGAAACGTATATATTTGGATTTCAAAATAGTATCTATAAAAGTGAATTGAGATTAACCTTTTTGAGAAAGATAAGGGAGGAAAGGACATTTCCTAATTCAGAAAAATTAAAGGAACAAATAGCCATGGATTTTGAGAAGGCCTTAAAAATTATAAAAAGTTTTAACCATGGGTTAGCTGATTTTAGATAA
- the truB gene encoding tRNA pseudouridine(55) synthase TruB, translating into MEGYINFLKAPGNTSHQCVAFFRKMLGMKKIGHAGTLDPGAAGVLPICLGKGTKAADYLLESSKIYRAELYLGVTTDTQDAYGKITGGSCFKDISEERVREIFGEFRGKITQVPPMYSAVKHKGKPLYKLARQGEVIPRKAREVMIYSLEILDINLPRVLFQVECSKGTYVRTLAVDIGERLGTGAYLSFLLRVKSGPFMIEESYTQEELEVKMGEGNIQQCILPLDYAYGHFPDAVLKEEALIPFINGVPQPLTGLKNYSLWDKILRVYSPEGTFLALGEWQTGCSQPMLKPKKIFRQG; encoded by the coding sequence ATGGAAGGTTATATTAATTTTCTTAAAGCCCCCGGTAATACCTCTCATCAATGTGTAGCTTTTTTTAGAAAAATGTTGGGTATGAAAAAAATTGGACACGCCGGAACCCTTGACCCTGGTGCTGCCGGGGTTTTACCAATTTGTTTAGGGAAGGGGACAAAAGCGGCTGATTATCTCCTGGAATCCTCTAAAATTTACCGGGCTGAGCTGTATTTGGGGGTAACCACAGATACCCAGGATGCTTACGGAAAAATTACTGGAGGTTCATGTTTTAAAGATATAAGTGAGGAACGGGTAAGGGAAATCTTTGGTGAATTCAGGGGGAAAATTACTCAGGTTCCACCTATGTACTCTGCAGTTAAGCATAAGGGGAAGCCTCTCTATAAATTGGCCCGCCAGGGAGAAGTTATCCCCCGTAAGGCCCGGGAGGTTATGATTTACTCCCTGGAGATATTAGACATTAATCTGCCCAGGGTATTATTTCAGGTAGAATGTTCTAAAGGGACATATGTAAGGACTCTGGCTGTTGACATTGGAGAAAGGCTGGGAACTGGAGCTTATCTCTCTTTTTTACTAAGAGTTAAATCGGGACCCTTTATGATAGAAGAATCTTATACTCAAGAAGAATTGGAAGTAAAAATGGGGGAAGGAAATATCCAACAGTGCATACTTCCCCTGGATTACGCCTATGGGCATTTTCCTGATGCTGTTCTGAAGGAGGAGGCCTTAATTCCTTTTATTAATGGTGTACCTCAGCCTCTTACAGGCTTGAAAAATTATTCGCTTTGGGATAAAATATTAAGGGTTTATTCTCCTGAAGGTACCTTTTTAGCCCTGGGGGAATGGCAGACAGGCTGCAGTCAACCGATGCTCAAACCGAAAAAAATCTTCAGGCAGGGTTGA